The following coding sequences are from one Terriglobales bacterium window:
- a CDS encoding NADH-quinone oxidoreductase subunit A, with the protein MPQNYVPIFLFVAVVAIAIPATLMIAKLVRPNNPERTKLMPYECGIDPVDNARGRYTVRFYIVAILFVVFDVETIFLFPWAVQYRVLGLFGLVEILVFLAILVVGYVWIWKKGALEWV; encoded by the coding sequence ATGCCGCAAAACTACGTCCCCATTTTTCTGTTTGTCGCCGTCGTTGCCATCGCCATCCCGGCGACGCTCATGATTGCCAAGCTGGTGCGGCCGAACAACCCGGAGAGAACCAAGCTCATGCCCTACGAGTGCGGCATCGATCCGGTGGACAATGCGCGCGGCCGCTACACGGTGCGTTTTTACATCGTCGCCATCCTGTTCGTGGTCTTCGACGTGGAGACCATCTTCCTGTTTCCGTGGGCGGTGCAGTACCGGGTTCTGGGACTGTTCGGGCTGGTGGAGATACTGGTGTTCCTCGCCATCCTGGTAGTGGGTTACGTGTGGATCTGGAAGAAGGGCGCTCTGGAATGGGTGTAA
- a CDS encoding lysine--tRNA ligase produces the protein MALDDEIYRLRRDKLAQIEALGQFAFPHKYAATHAIPQIVSEYKDQTAEQLEANKTEGKVAGRLMGGIRLMGKAAFAHLQQAGQRLQIYVKKDAVGDKGWELFKLLDVGDHIGVRGYLFRTRTGELSVHVDEITFLAKDLLPLPEKFHGLTDVETRYRQRYVDLFMNPEVRDVFVKRGKVVQALRKFFDARGYIEVETPMMHPVAGGAVARPFITHHNTLDINLYLRIAPELYLKRLIVGGLERVYEINRNFRNEGISTQHNPEFTMLEFYQAYSDYRDLMDLTEELLPFLAREVNGTTTNTWNGRDLDWTAWQRLSMREAIIKHWPPAAAPAPEVADFADPARLEAAVDRLNSVRGQMIGEPARMDGVGREEIDRVEFDADDLGKATVALFEAIAEKKLFQPTMIYDFPKSVSPLSKDKRDEPGWVERFEVFIGGLEVGNAFSELNDPDEQLSRFQDQVRARAAGDQEAMAEVDYDYVRALSYGMPPTAGYGLGIDRLTMLLTDSRSIRDVILFPLLRPEKTDDERTAPGEQ, from the coding sequence TTGGCACTCGACGACGAAATCTACCGCCTCCGCCGCGACAAACTGGCCCAGATCGAAGCCCTCGGCCAGTTCGCTTTTCCGCACAAGTACGCGGCCACCCACGCCATTCCGCAGATCGTTTCGGAGTACAAGGACCAAACGGCGGAGCAGTTGGAGGCCAACAAGACCGAGGGCAAAGTTGCCGGACGGTTGATGGGCGGCATTCGCCTGATGGGCAAAGCAGCTTTCGCGCACCTGCAACAGGCCGGCCAGCGGCTGCAGATCTACGTGAAGAAGGATGCTGTCGGCGACAAGGGCTGGGAGCTGTTCAAGCTGCTCGACGTCGGCGACCACATCGGAGTCCGCGGCTACCTGTTCCGCACCCGCACCGGCGAGCTGAGCGTGCACGTCGACGAGATCACGTTTCTCGCCAAGGACCTGCTTCCCTTGCCGGAAAAATTTCACGGGCTCACAGACGTGGAAACCCGTTACCGCCAGCGTTACGTGGACCTGTTCATGAATCCCGAGGTCCGCGACGTCTTCGTCAAGCGCGGCAAGGTGGTGCAGGCGCTGCGGAAGTTTTTCGACGCGCGCGGCTACATCGAGGTGGAGACGCCGATGATGCACCCGGTCGCCGGCGGCGCCGTCGCGCGCCCCTTCATCACCCATCACAACACGCTCGACATCAACCTTTATTTGCGGATCGCCCCCGAACTCTACCTGAAGCGGCTGATTGTCGGCGGGCTGGAACGCGTCTACGAGATCAACCGGAATTTCCGCAACGAGGGCATCTCCACGCAGCACAACCCCGAGTTCACCATGCTCGAGTTCTACCAGGCTTACAGCGACTACCGCGACCTGATGGACCTGACCGAGGAGTTGCTGCCCTTTCTCGCGCGCGAGGTAAACGGAACCACCACCAACACGTGGAACGGCCGCGACCTGGACTGGACCGCGTGGCAGCGGCTGTCGATGCGCGAAGCCATCATCAAGCACTGGCCGCCGGCCGCCGCGCCCGCGCCCGAGGTTGCCGACTTCGCCGATCCTGCCCGGCTGGAAGCCGCCGTCGATCGCCTGAACTCAGTTCGCGGGCAGATGATTGGCGAGCCAGCGCGCATGGATGGCGTCGGACGCGAGGAGATTGATCGGGTCGAATTCGATGCCGACGACCTGGGCAAGGCCACGGTCGCGTTGTTCGAAGCCATCGCCGAGAAAAAGCTTTTCCAGCCAACCATGATCTACGACTTCCCCAAGTCCGTCTCGCCGCTGTCCAAGGACAAGCGCGACGAGCCTGGATGGGTGGAGCGCTTCGAGGTGTTCATTGGCGGCCTGGAAGTAGGAAACGCGTTCAGCGAGCTCAACGATCCCGATGAGCAGTTAAGCCGCTTTCAGGACCAGGTGCGCGCCCGCGCCGCCGGCGACCAGGAAGCCATGGCCGAGGTGGACTACGATTACGTCCGCGCGCTCTCGTACGGCATGCCGCCGACGGCCGGGTACGGCTTGGGAATCGATCGCCTCACCATGTTGCTGACCGACTCGCGCTCGATCCGCGACGTAATCCTGTTTCCGCTCCTCCGGCCGGAAAAAACCGACGACGAACGCACTGCTCCCGGCGAACAGTGA